In the Arthrobacter sp. 31Y genome, one interval contains:
- the fbaA gene encoding class II fructose-bisphosphate aldolase — protein sequence MPIATPEIYSEMIDRAKAGGFAFPAVNVTSSQTLNAAIRGFAEAESDGIIQVSTGGAAYWSGASVKDMVAGSLGFAAFAREVAKNYNVNIALHTDHCPQDKLADFVLPLLAASEEAVKAGKDPIFNSHMWDGSHETLSENLRIGRELLERAAAAKIILEVEIGTVGGEEDGVENEINEKLYTTTEDALATIEALGAGENGRYLTALTFGNVHGVYKPGNVKLRPELLKQIQAEVGAKIGKENPFDLVFHGGSGSTEQEIADAVSYGVIKMNIDTDTQYAFTRPVAGHMLANYDGVLKIDGEMGNKKTYDPRVWGASAEAGMAARIVEAAQQLGSVGKTA from the coding sequence ATGCCCATTGCAACCCCAGAGATTTACTCCGAGATGATCGACCGTGCGAAGGCTGGCGGTTTCGCTTTCCCTGCGGTCAACGTGACGTCGTCGCAGACTCTGAACGCTGCGATCCGCGGTTTCGCCGAGGCCGAATCCGATGGCATTATCCAGGTTTCCACCGGTGGCGCAGCGTACTGGTCCGGCGCTTCGGTCAAGGACATGGTGGCCGGTTCCCTCGGTTTCGCCGCGTTCGCCCGTGAAGTTGCGAAGAATTACAACGTCAACATTGCCCTGCACACGGATCACTGCCCGCAGGACAAGCTCGCGGACTTTGTCCTGCCGTTGCTGGCCGCGTCCGAGGAGGCCGTGAAGGCGGGTAAGGACCCGATCTTCAACTCGCACATGTGGGACGGTTCGCACGAGACCCTGTCCGAGAACCTGCGGATCGGTCGTGAGCTGCTGGAGCGTGCTGCTGCTGCGAAGATCATCCTTGAGGTTGAAATCGGCACTGTTGGTGGGGAGGAAGACGGTGTTGAGAACGAGATCAACGAGAAGCTTTACACCACCACCGAGGATGCTCTGGCCACCATTGAGGCCTTGGGTGCGGGCGAGAACGGCCGCTATCTGACCGCTTTGACGTTCGGGAATGTGCATGGTGTGTACAAGCCGGGCAATGTGAAGCTCCGCCCGGAGCTGCTCAAGCAGATCCAGGCTGAGGTTGGTGCGAAGATCGGCAAGGAGAACCCGTTCGACCTGGTCTTCCACGGCGGTTCGGGCTCCACGGAGCAGGAGATTGCTGACGCTGTTTCCTATGGTGTGATCAAGATGAACATTGATACCGACACCCAGTACGCCTTCACACGCCCGGTGGCCGGGCACATGCTCGCCAACTACGACGGCGTGTTGAAGATCGACGGCGAAATGGGCAACAAGAAGACCTATGATCCCCGCGTTTGGGGTGCTTCGGCTGAAGCCGGCATGGCCGCGCGCATCGTCGAAGCCGCCCAGCAGCTCGGATCGGTCGGCAAGACGGCGTAA
- a CDS encoding DUF5134 domain-containing protein, producing MLAPFLNIPVSLFLAAGTIFCLTKAMRGHTWLPRWNYGIHALMALGMLGMVWHGVDLPLLPQLLLFGVASFWFLLQAVSRAEFSLLCHTRSGRIGCFYHAAMLAAMVFMLLLPHSAALQETSTVVVDHTASGSHAGHALTSAVASGPAVNALWMQPAAQLLAVLFAVAVLVWLLPVRRIAAGLRTGRAPGMRRMSRPLPVILERSYEAGAALTMSLMFAAASM from the coding sequence GTGCTGGCACCTTTCCTCAACATCCCGGTCAGTCTGTTCCTTGCTGCCGGCACCATCTTTTGCCTCACCAAGGCAATGAGGGGCCACACCTGGTTACCCCGGTGGAACTACGGTATTCACGCACTCATGGCCTTGGGGATGCTGGGCATGGTCTGGCACGGCGTTGATCTGCCACTTCTACCGCAGCTGCTGCTGTTCGGCGTCGCCTCTTTTTGGTTCTTGCTGCAGGCGGTGTCCCGCGCCGAGTTCTCACTGCTATGCCACACCCGTTCCGGGCGGATCGGCTGTTTCTATCATGCTGCCATGCTTGCAGCGATGGTGTTCATGCTTCTCCTTCCCCATTCAGCGGCTCTCCAGGAAACGTCAACCGTTGTTGTCGATCACACCGCGAGTGGGTCACATGCCGGTCATGCGCTGACGTCGGCTGTTGCATCAGGGCCTGCGGTCAACGCTCTGTGGATGCAGCCCGCCGCGCAATTGCTTGCCGTCCTTTTCGCCGTCGCCGTCCTCGTATGGCTGCTGCCTGTAAGGCGCATCGCGGCCGGTCTTCGGACTGGAAGAGCACCTGGCATGAGGCGGATGTCCCGGCCGCTCCCCGTCATTCTTGAACGTTCCTATGAGGCGGGCGCTGCGTTGACGATGTCCCTGATGTTCGCCGCCGCAAGTATGTAA
- the ilvD gene encoding dihydroxy-acid dehydratase — protein sequence MPALRSRTVTHGRNMAGARALLRASGVANTDIGKPIIAVANSFTEFVPGHTHLAPVGRIVSDAILAAGAVPREFNTIAVDDGIAMGHSGMLYSLPSRDLIADSVEYMVNAHCADALVCISNCDKITPGMLMAALRLNIPVVFVSGGPMEAGRVTLTDGSVRSLDLVNAIADAVDESISDEDINLIEENACPTCGSCSGMFTANSMNCLAEAIGLALPGNGSVLATHTARKALYEKAGATVVELVKRYYDGDDESVLPRSIATAEAFDNAMALDISMGGSTNTILHLLAAAQEAGVEYGLAEMDAKSRQVPCLAKVAPNVAGDKTYYMEDVHRAGGIPALLGELNRGGLLHKNVHSVHSNDLDGWLDDWDVRGGKATEEAQALWHAAPGGVRSSTAFSQSNEWTSLDTDAEGGCIRSVEHAFSKDGGLAVLRGNVALDGAVVKTAGVDESIWIFEGPAVVCESQDEAVEKILNKSIKEGDVVVIRYEGPRGGPGMQEMLYPTSFLKGRGLGKKCALITDGRFSGGTSGLSIGHISPEAASGGAIALVENGDIISIDITQRSLQLQVSDEILAERREKLEANGGYKPKDRERHVSPALRAYAAMALSADKGAVRDVSLVENL from the coding sequence ATGCCTGCACTACGCTCACGAACAGTCACCCACGGCCGCAACATGGCCGGCGCCCGCGCACTGCTGCGCGCCTCCGGCGTCGCCAACACAGACATCGGTAAGCCGATCATCGCCGTGGCCAACTCCTTCACCGAATTCGTTCCCGGCCACACCCACCTTGCCCCCGTTGGCCGCATCGTCTCCGACGCGATCCTCGCCGCCGGTGCCGTGCCGCGCGAATTCAACACCATCGCCGTCGACGACGGCATCGCCATGGGCCACTCCGGCATGCTCTACTCACTGCCGTCCCGCGACCTGATCGCCGACTCCGTTGAGTACATGGTCAACGCACACTGCGCCGACGCCCTGGTCTGCATCTCCAACTGCGACAAGATCACCCCGGGCATGCTCATGGCCGCGTTGCGCCTGAACATCCCAGTGGTGTTCGTTTCCGGCGGGCCCATGGAAGCCGGCCGCGTGACGCTGACCGACGGCTCTGTGCGCTCCCTGGACCTGGTGAACGCAATTGCCGATGCTGTTGACGAATCCATCTCCGATGAAGACATCAACCTCATTGAAGAGAACGCCTGCCCCACCTGCGGTTCCTGCTCGGGAATGTTCACCGCCAACTCCATGAACTGCCTCGCCGAGGCGATTGGCCTGGCCTTGCCGGGCAACGGTTCGGTGCTCGCGACCCACACCGCCCGCAAGGCGCTGTACGAGAAGGCGGGCGCCACCGTCGTCGAGCTCGTCAAGCGCTATTACGACGGCGACGACGAGTCCGTGCTGCCGCGCTCCATCGCCACGGCCGAGGCTTTTGACAACGCCATGGCCCTGGACATTTCCATGGGCGGCTCCACCAACACCATCCTGCACCTGCTGGCTGCGGCCCAAGAGGCAGGCGTGGAGTATGGCCTGGCTGAGATGGATGCCAAATCCCGCCAGGTTCCGTGTCTGGCCAAGGTGGCCCCGAACGTCGCCGGGGACAAGACTTATTACATGGAGGATGTGCACCGCGCGGGCGGCATCCCCGCGTTGCTGGGTGAGCTGAACCGCGGCGGGCTCCTGCACAAGAACGTCCACTCGGTGCACTCCAACGACCTGGACGGTTGGCTGGACGACTGGGATGTCCGCGGCGGCAAGGCCACCGAGGAAGCGCAAGCGCTGTGGCATGCGGCTCCGGGTGGCGTCCGCTCTTCCACCGCGTTCTCGCAGTCGAACGAGTGGACCTCCCTGGACACCGACGCCGAGGGTGGCTGCATCCGCTCCGTGGAGCACGCCTTCTCCAAGGATGGCGGCCTGGCTGTGCTGCGTGGCAACGTTGCACTGGACGGTGCCGTGGTGAAGACCGCCGGCGTGGACGAGTCCATTTGGATCTTCGAAGGCCCTGCAGTTGTGTGCGAATCACAGGACGAAGCCGTGGAGAAGATCCTGAACAAGTCCATCAAGGAAGGGGACGTGGTGGTCATCCGCTACGAAGGCCCCAGGGGTGGACCGGGTATGCAGGAAATGCTCTACCCAACCTCGTTCCTCAAGGGCCGCGGCCTGGGCAAGAAGTGCGCCCTCATCACGGACGGCCGTTTCTCCGGCGGTACCTCGGGACTGTCGATCGGGCACATCTCCCCGGAAGCTGCCTCCGGCGGCGCCATCGCCCTGGTGGAGAACGGCGACATCATCAGCATCGACATCACGCAGCGCTCGCTCCAGTTGCAGGTCTCCGATGAGATCCTCGCCGAACGCCGCGAAAAGCTCGAAGCCAACGGCGGATACAAGCCGAAGGACCGCGAACGCCACGTGTCTCCTGCGCTCCGTGCTTACGCGGCCATGGCGCTGTCCGCGGATAAGGGCGCCGTCCGGGACGTCTCGTTGGTGGAAAACCTCTAG
- a CDS encoding helix-turn-helix transcriptional regulator — protein sequence MKDERRKELGLFLRTRRTQALRSDYGLPPVGRSRERGLRREEIAFLSGVSVTWYTWLEQGRDISPSRQVLEAVARTLHLSDTGLSYVLSLGGYSSAPPKGPVAADAPAHVQRLLDALDPNPSYALSPDWGIAGWNRAYEALYPNIGTFDASDRNLLWLVFTDPFIRNLLPDWDVTSKRFLAEFRAETGQRLGDPDVEYQVERLKDASPEFQESWDRYDILGFESRERQFHHPAVGVLHMEHHQVSPSDRPDLHIVVYTPAPGSDAGEQMQRLMGPGT from the coding sequence GTGAAAGATGAGAGGCGCAAGGAACTGGGACTTTTCCTCAGGACCCGCCGCACCCAGGCCCTTCGTTCGGACTACGGACTCCCGCCTGTGGGCCGTTCCCGGGAGCGCGGGCTCCGGAGGGAAGAGATCGCCTTCCTCTCCGGGGTCAGCGTTACCTGGTACACGTGGCTTGAGCAGGGCCGGGACATCAGCCCCTCGCGGCAGGTACTGGAGGCCGTGGCCCGCACCCTTCATCTTTCCGATACTGGGCTGAGCTACGTGCTTTCCTTGGGCGGCTATTCATCCGCTCCGCCCAAAGGACCCGTAGCTGCCGATGCTCCCGCTCATGTGCAGCGGCTCCTGGACGCTTTGGACCCCAACCCTTCTTACGCGTTGTCCCCGGATTGGGGCATCGCCGGCTGGAATCGGGCTTACGAGGCGCTGTATCCCAACATCGGTACGTTCGATGCTTCGGACCGGAATCTGCTGTGGCTGGTGTTCACCGACCCCTTCATCCGCAACCTTCTCCCTGACTGGGACGTCACCAGCAAGCGATTCCTGGCCGAGTTCCGGGCCGAAACCGGGCAGCGCTTGGGCGACCCTGACGTGGAGTATCAGGTGGAACGACTCAAGGACGCCAGCCCCGAATTCCAGGAAAGCTGGGACCGGTACGACATCCTTGGCTTCGAATCCCGCGAGCGCCAGTTTCACCACCCGGCAGTTGGCGTGCTGCACATGGAACATCACCAGGTCTCGCCCTCGGACAGGCCGGACCTGCACATCGTGGTCTACACCCCGGCTCCAGGGAGCGACGCCGGGGAGCAGATGCAGCGGTTGATGGGCCCAGGCACGTAG
- a CDS encoding MFS transporter produces the protein MASLRALRPFAHREFRVLISALSISIFGSGMWAVAMVYEVIHLGGGPLELSLVATAASIGLVGFVLAGGIAADRFPQRLLIIAVEGANLAVIASITALAMFNVIELWHLAVGAFVIGVGQAFFFPAYSAMLPRILPADDLLAANGLEGTVRPVLQQAAGPAIAGILVAVLSPAHAVAGVAVCHLLAFGIVNLLSRQAPGSGGAVPDSALSGTTAPDAGRSSLIKDLREGFSYTIRTPWLLWTLIWACLSVLFLIGPIEVLLPFVVRDQLGGDSRTFGFLLAVMGVGSAAAALATATVRLPRRYLTVMVVTWGLGSLPVAAIGFMDNFWVLGAAMLIFGATEGVGMVIWGTLLQRRVPRHLLGRISSLDFFVSLALMPVSMALAGPVAEVVPIWLIFSIAGLVCPIMAFVALFAARMMTDEIENPLASSTADPEGADTQPDSV, from the coding sequence ATGGCCTCGCTGAGAGCGCTGCGTCCCTTCGCACACCGGGAATTCCGGGTGCTGATTTCCGCGCTGTCCATTTCCATCTTCGGATCCGGCATGTGGGCGGTGGCGATGGTTTATGAGGTCATCCACCTTGGTGGCGGTCCTCTTGAACTGTCATTGGTAGCCACCGCAGCCAGCATCGGATTGGTGGGCTTTGTCCTGGCGGGCGGTATCGCGGCCGACCGGTTCCCGCAGCGGCTCCTCATCATCGCGGTGGAAGGCGCCAACCTGGCCGTCATAGCCAGCATCACAGCCCTTGCCATGTTCAATGTCATTGAACTGTGGCACCTGGCCGTGGGTGCCTTCGTCATAGGCGTGGGCCAGGCATTTTTCTTCCCCGCGTATTCGGCCATGCTTCCGCGAATCCTGCCCGCCGACGACCTTCTGGCTGCCAATGGGTTGGAAGGAACGGTGCGGCCGGTTTTGCAGCAGGCAGCGGGTCCGGCAATCGCGGGAATCCTGGTGGCGGTGCTGTCCCCGGCCCATGCCGTGGCTGGTGTGGCCGTATGCCACTTGCTGGCGTTCGGCATAGTGAACCTCCTGAGCCGTCAGGCGCCTGGCTCGGGTGGAGCCGTTCCGGACAGTGCACTTTCGGGAACGACAGCTCCGGACGCTGGCAGATCCTCGCTGATCAAGGACCTCCGGGAAGGATTCAGCTACACCATCCGCACACCGTGGCTTCTGTGGACCCTGATCTGGGCCTGTTTGTCCGTGCTTTTCCTGATCGGTCCCATCGAGGTCCTGCTTCCGTTCGTGGTCCGCGATCAATTGGGCGGCGATTCGAGGACGTTCGGCTTCCTGCTGGCAGTCATGGGAGTAGGCAGCGCCGCCGCCGCGCTGGCCACGGCAACGGTCCGCCTCCCCCGGCGCTACCTGACCGTGATGGTGGTGACGTGGGGGCTGGGAAGCCTGCCGGTTGCTGCGATCGGGTTCATGGACAATTTCTGGGTGCTCGGCGCCGCCATGCTCATCTTCGGTGCCACCGAGGGAGTTGGCATGGTCATCTGGGGGACGCTGCTGCAACGACGAGTACCACGGCATTTGCTGGGCCGGATTTCCAGCCTGGACTTCTTCGTTTCGCTGGCCTTGATGCCGGTTTCCATGGCCCTTGCCGGACCTGTGGCCGAGGTGGTTCCCATCTGGCTCATCTTCTCCATCGCCGGTTTGGTGTGCCCCATCATGGCCTTCGTGGCACTCTTCGCGGCCCGCATGATGACGGATGAAATCGAGAACCCCTTGGCCTCCAGCACCGCTGATCCGGAAGGTGCAGACACGCAGCCCGACTCTGTGTAG
- a CDS encoding APC family permease, with amino-acid sequence MSQNSLDEADHLKRSINWKQGMAIALGVPLLILPSLGYIPMYLSAAAILIWGLSVVQGFIQNAAYAEMATTFPKVSGLPGFAQHVFRTKNYKGKYDKGKLIGGFTAWSYWFGWSPIMAIFSIQVGNYLHGLFPALGNLFSEYQLALIAGVVIFAALFAVSWFGLKDGAILSYVLAAISLIPLVVLAVAPFATGHVEMINITGNWWPTDWAWDGHHILILFGIFGIAHWSACAWETAAIYGPEYKNPSKDVPKALLACGIICLFLYVMLQAGVIGVLGVDGVIAERVSPLIPVAQAVFGRAGTIVTIIMLIAAMILIIQTAFLGSTRAMHSMSVEGNLPKILGRTNSRGTPWVAMLVGAAFNLAFISMNSAAAILGASAIGYTVAHGISLFAYVKANGPAFAGLERPFKAPKNWKIMGLIFGLFNVPLCVVGVVYVNSLEIGWTPTWVAFIVLALYLPIWLYTQHELRRHNKNGATPGASAGLAEDDAAILVTDSR; translated from the coding sequence ATGAGCCAAAATAGTTTGGATGAAGCCGATCATCTGAAACGGTCCATCAACTGGAAACAGGGGATGGCCATCGCCCTGGGCGTGCCGTTGCTTATTTTGCCGTCGCTGGGCTATATACCGATGTATCTTTCTGCTGCAGCAATCCTTATCTGGGGATTATCCGTGGTTCAGGGCTTCATCCAGAATGCCGCCTATGCAGAAATGGCCACCACCTTTCCCAAGGTGTCTGGATTGCCCGGATTTGCACAGCACGTATTTCGCACCAAGAACTACAAGGGCAAGTACGACAAGGGCAAGTTGATCGGCGGCTTCACTGCCTGGAGCTACTGGTTTGGCTGGAGTCCCATTATGGCGATTTTTTCGATCCAGGTGGGCAATTACCTGCACGGCCTGTTTCCGGCGCTGGGCAACCTGTTCAGCGAATATCAACTCGCTTTGATCGCTGGAGTAGTGATCTTCGCGGCATTGTTCGCCGTGAGCTGGTTCGGTCTCAAGGATGGCGCAATCCTCAGTTACGTCCTGGCCGCTATTTCCCTGATCCCCTTGGTTGTCCTGGCGGTGGCACCGTTTGCAACGGGCCATGTTGAGATGATCAACATCACCGGCAACTGGTGGCCGACGGACTGGGCGTGGGACGGGCACCATATCCTGATTCTCTTCGGCATCTTTGGTATCGCACACTGGAGTGCCTGCGCTTGGGAAACTGCGGCCATCTACGGGCCTGAGTATAAGAACCCGTCCAAGGATGTCCCCAAGGCCTTGTTGGCGTGCGGCATCATCTGCCTGTTCTTGTACGTCATGCTCCAAGCAGGCGTGATCGGTGTTCTGGGCGTTGATGGTGTGATCGCGGAGCGGGTATCGCCCCTGATCCCCGTTGCCCAAGCTGTTTTTGGCCGGGCCGGCACAATAGTCACCATCATCATGCTGATCGCCGCAATGATCCTGATCATCCAAACTGCCTTTTTGGGCTCCACCAGGGCCATGCACTCCATGTCGGTAGAGGGTAATCTTCCCAAGATTCTTGGCCGTACCAACAGCAGGGGAACTCCGTGGGTTGCCATGCTGGTTGGTGCAGCCTTCAACCTGGCTTTTATTTCCATGAACAGCGCTGCAGCGATTCTCGGAGCCTCGGCAATTGGTTACACAGTGGCCCACGGCATCAGTCTCTTCGCCTACGTGAAAGCCAATGGTCCTGCTTTCGCAGGCTTGGAGAGGCCTTTCAAGGCACCCAAGAACTGGAAAATCATGGGCTTGATCTTTGGCCTGTTCAACGTTCCGTTGTGCGTGGTCGGAGTGGTCTACGTCAACAGCTTGGAAATCGGTTGGACCCCAACGTGGGTCGCCTTCATAGTGTTGGCCTTGTATCTGCCCATTTGGCTGTATACCCAGCACGAATTGCGGCGCCATAACAAGAATGGCGCCACTCCAGGCGCCTCAGCCGGCCTGGCAGAGGATGATGCCGCAATTCTGGTCACCGACTCCCGCTAA
- a CDS encoding GAF and ANTAR domain-containing protein, with protein MEPTGSAEHIRSLHELVVGSSDIHGILNGVTGFACAAMSKVAGENIDCALTLRRRKRTSTVAGSSERAVYLDKIEQELRQGPCLEALDAGRPMLLADVATDTNWPLYSKALAAEGVHSALGVPMDLGETSQAVINFFAPTAGTFTDAVIAEAAAFADVAGSTLRLAIRVETVEQLNADLKTAMSSRTVIDLACGVIMAQNRCSQDEAFSVLTKASSHRNQKLHAVASEIIANLSGSSDNQLRFED; from the coding sequence ATGGAACCTACCGGAAGTGCCGAACACATCAGAAGCCTGCACGAGCTGGTGGTCGGCAGTTCAGACATCCACGGAATCCTGAACGGGGTGACCGGCTTCGCCTGCGCTGCCATGAGCAAGGTGGCCGGTGAAAATATCGACTGCGCCCTGACCTTGCGCCGACGGAAACGGACGTCCACTGTTGCAGGCAGCAGCGAGAGGGCCGTGTATCTGGACAAGATTGAACAGGAACTTCGGCAGGGTCCCTGCTTGGAAGCGTTGGACGCTGGGCGTCCGATGCTCCTGGCCGACGTTGCCACCGACACCAACTGGCCGCTTTACAGCAAGGCTCTGGCAGCTGAGGGCGTCCACAGTGCCCTGGGCGTTCCCATGGACTTGGGCGAGACATCTCAGGCCGTCATCAACTTCTTCGCGCCCACGGCGGGGACCTTCACTGATGCTGTCATTGCTGAAGCTGCCGCCTTCGCGGACGTTGCGGGTAGTACCTTGCGCCTGGCCATCAGGGTAGAAACCGTGGAGCAACTCAACGCCGACCTGAAGACCGCGATGTCCTCCAGGACAGTCATAGACCTCGCCTGCGGCGTCATCATGGCCCAGAACCGTTGCAGCCAGGATGAGGCATTCAGCGTGTTGACCAAAGCATCAAGCCACCGAAACCAAAAACTCCATGCCGTTGCGTCAGAGATCATCGCCAACCTCAGCGGCAGTAGTGACAACCAGTTGCGCTTTGAGGACTAG
- a CDS encoding cupin domain-containing protein yields the protein MTLTFQPQELFKRDLDKSLLGQPFADVLGDEIRVRMAVPFTSDDQRILSGVWEAEPGLSRWEFLERGEAIHVLEGRMVVTRDGGDPVTVEAGNAAIFPIGWQGTWEIQERIRKFFVIFTA from the coding sequence ATGACCCTAACTTTCCAACCGCAGGAACTGTTCAAGCGCGATCTGGACAAGTCCCTTTTGGGACAACCTTTTGCTGACGTGCTCGGGGACGAGATTCGCGTGCGGATGGCTGTTCCCTTTACCAGCGACGATCAACGCATCCTTTCGGGCGTCTGGGAGGCCGAGCCGGGGCTGTCCCGCTGGGAATTCCTGGAACGCGGCGAAGCCATCCACGTCCTCGAAGGCCGCATGGTTGTCACCCGGGATGGCGGCGATCCCGTTACGGTAGAGGCCGGAAACGCCGCAATTTTCCCCATCGGCTGGCAAGGAACCTGGGAAATTCAGGAGCGCATCCGCAAGTTCTTCGTGATCTTCACCGCCTGA
- a CDS encoding META domain-containing protein — MAQTKPRSFRAVSLAFIAAVFMAGCAGSGTSPFVGVWGDTSDTKQPSLDLKSDGNANGTDGCNRLMGSWKEDGKSISFGGFSSTQMACEGVDTWLSNASTAKIQEDGKLAVFGQGGDEIGTLAPGK; from the coding sequence ATGGCGCAGACCAAGCCCCGCAGCTTTCGCGCTGTTTCCCTGGCCTTCATTGCAGCCGTCTTCATGGCAGGCTGCGCGGGAAGCGGCACCAGTCCTTTCGTCGGCGTGTGGGGTGACACCAGCGACACCAAGCAACCTTCCCTGGACCTCAAGTCAGACGGCAATGCCAATGGAACTGATGGCTGCAACAGGCTCATGGGATCTTGGAAAGAGGACGGCAAGTCCATCTCGTTCGGGGGTTTCTCCTCCACCCAAATGGCCTGCGAAGGCGTGGATACCTGGCTTTCCAATGCTTCGACAGCCAAAATCCAGGAAGACGGGAAGCTGGCGGTTTTCGGCCAAGGAGGGGATGAGATCGGGACGCTCGCACCCGGCAAGTAA
- a CDS encoding primary-amine oxidase: MTLTTETHAHLGVSHPLDPLSREEISRVVAVLKEGPAAAESFRFISVELREPAKEDLRNGVQVAREADAVLVDRAVGRSFEAVVDLDAGTVERWVQLAAGVQPPFMPDEFAECEEACRKDPEVIAALAKRGLTDLDLVCFEPWSVGYFGEDAEGRRLMRALVFVRDEADDSPYAHPIENFIVFYDLSAGKVVRLEDDQAIPVPSARGNYLPKYVGEARTDLKPINITQPEGASFTVTGNHVRWADWSFRVGFTPREGLVLHQLKFRDQGVDRPVINRASLSEMVVPYGDTAPVQAKKNAFDSGEYNIGNMANSLTLGCDCLGEIKYFDGNSVDSHGNPWTIENAICMHEEDDSILWKHFDFREGTAETRRSRKLVISFIATVANYEYAFYWHLFLDGSIEFLVKATGILSTAGQNPGENNPYGQNLNNDGLYAPIHQHMFNVRMDFELDGPNNAVYEVDMEYPEHNPTHTAFKAVDRLLETEQQAIRKTDSAKHRFWKIANHDKTNLVNEPVAYRLIPTNGIQLAAGDESYVSKRAQFARNNLWVTAYNRTERFAAGEYPNQATGADDGLHIWTEQNRNIVDTDLVIWYTFGMHHVVRLEDWPVMPRQNIGFMLEPHGFFNQNPTLNLPTGTTTNTTNNDTCCHTNNQ, from the coding sequence ATGACTCTCACTACAGAAACCCACGCCCACTTGGGTGTTTCGCATCCGTTGGATCCGTTGTCGCGGGAGGAGATTTCCCGTGTTGTTGCTGTTTTGAAGGAGGGTCCTGCGGCGGCGGAGTCGTTCCGTTTTATCAGTGTTGAGTTGCGTGAGCCGGCTAAGGAGGATCTGCGCAATGGTGTGCAGGTGGCTCGTGAGGCTGACGCGGTGCTGGTTGATCGTGCTGTGGGGCGTTCGTTCGAGGCTGTGGTTGATCTTGACGCGGGCACGGTGGAGCGGTGGGTGCAGTTAGCTGCTGGTGTGCAGCCGCCGTTCATGCCCGATGAGTTCGCTGAGTGCGAGGAAGCGTGCCGGAAAGATCCCGAGGTGATCGCGGCGTTGGCCAAGCGTGGCCTGACGGACCTGGACCTGGTGTGTTTCGAGCCGTGGTCGGTGGGGTATTTCGGTGAGGACGCCGAGGGCCGGCGGTTGATGCGTGCGTTGGTGTTCGTTCGTGACGAAGCGGACGATAGCCCGTACGCGCACCCGATCGAGAACTTCATCGTGTTCTATGACCTCTCGGCCGGTAAGGTTGTCCGGCTTGAAGATGACCAGGCGATCCCGGTGCCCTCGGCCCGGGGTAATTACCTGCCCAAGTACGTCGGGGAGGCCCGTACGGACTTGAAACCGATCAACATCACCCAGCCCGAAGGTGCTTCGTTCACGGTCACCGGTAATCACGTCCGGTGGGCTGACTGGTCCTTCCGGGTAGGGTTCACTCCGCGTGAAGGCCTGGTCCTGCACCAGCTCAAGTTCCGTGACCAGGGCGTGGACCGGCCGGTCATCAACCGGGCCTCCCTCTCGGAAATGGTGGTCCCGTACGGTGACACCGCACCGGTCCAGGCGAAGAAAAACGCGTTCGATTCCGGTGAGTACAACATCGGTAACATGGCCAACTCCCTGACCCTGGGCTGTGACTGCCTGGGCGAGATCAAGTACTTCGACGGTAACAGCGTGGACTCCCACGGCAACCCCTGGACCATCGAGAACGCGATCTGCATGCACGAAGAAGACGACTCGATCCTGTGGAAGCACTTCGACTTCCGCGAAGGCACCGCTGAAACCCGCCGGTCCCGGAAACTGGTCATCTCCTTCATCGCCACGGTCGCGAACTACGAATACGCGTTCTACTGGCACCTGTTCCTGGACGGCTCCATCGAGTTCCTCGTCAAAGCCACCGGCATCCTCTCCACCGCCGGCCAGAACCCCGGGGAAAACAACCCCTACGGCCAGAACCTGAACAACGATGGCCTCTACGCCCCCATCCACCAACACATGTTCAACGTCCGCATGGACTTCGAACTGGACGGACCCAACAACGCCGTCTACGAAGTGGACATGGAATACCCCGAGCACAACCCCACCCACACCGCGTTCAAAGCCGTGGACCGGCTCCTGGAAACCGAACAACAAGCCATCCGCAAAACCGACTCCGCCAAACACCGCTTCTGGAAAATCGCCAACCACGACAAAACAAACCTCGTGAACGAACCCGTCGCGTACCGGCTGATCCCCACCAACGGCATCCAACTCGCCGCAGGAGACGAATCCTACGTCTCCAAACGAGCCCAATTCGCCCGGAACAACCTCTGGGTCACCGCCTACAACCGCACCGAACGCTTCGCCGCCGGCGAATACCCCAACCAAGCCACCGGAGCCGACGACGGACTCCACATCTGGACCGAACAAAACCGGAACATCGTAGATACCGACCTCGTCATCTGGTACACCTTCGGCATGCACCACGTCGTCCGACTCGAAGACTGGCCCGTCATGCCACGCCAAAACATCGGCTTCATGCTCGAACCCCACGGCTTCTTCAACCAAAACCCCACCCTCAACCTCCCCACCGGAACCACAACCAACACCACCAACAACGACACCTGCTGCCACACCAACAACCAATAA